A DNA window from Actinomadura coerulea contains the following coding sequences:
- a CDS encoding SRPBCC family protein, with protein sequence MNRRPTGDLARTATGSDLILTRSFRASAEDVWASITEPERTARWFGPWEGDAAPGRTIRVRLAFEDQAPWSDMRIDACDPPRRLALSATDEFGAWRIELLLTETDGSTRLEFVQHLDSEEQLGEIGPGWEYYLDMLVASRDGSPKPDFDSYYPAMKPYFTDLAARS encoded by the coding sequence GTGAACCGTCGACCCACCGGAGACCTGGCCCGGACCGCCACCGGCAGTGACCTCATCCTGACCCGGTCGTTCCGGGCATCCGCGGAGGACGTGTGGGCCAGCATCACCGAGCCCGAGCGCACGGCCCGCTGGTTCGGCCCGTGGGAGGGAGACGCCGCGCCGGGCCGGACGATCAGAGTGCGGTTGGCGTTCGAGGACCAGGCGCCATGGTCCGACATGCGCATCGACGCATGCGACCCCCCGCGGCGGCTGGCCCTGTCCGCGACGGACGAGTTCGGCGCCTGGCGCATCGAGTTGCTACTGACCGAAACGGACGGTTCCACGCGGCTGGAGTTCGTGCAGCACCTCGACAGCGAGGAGCAGCTCGGCGAGATCGGTCCGGGCTGGGAGTACTACCTGGACATGCTCGTGGCCTCGCGCGACGGCTCACCGAAGCCGGACTTCGACTCCTACTATCCCGCCATGAAGCCGTACTTCACCGACCTGGCCGCCCGGAGCTGA
- a CDS encoding metalloregulator ArsR/SmtB family transcription factor yields the protein MDDVVGAIADPVRREILVMLHGGRLTAGQIAGRFEISRPAVSRHLRVLRQSGLVRDELVGRERLYEIDPERLAPLAGWLAQFVRPRGWEHRFDALETEVHRTRRRRRADSAADEPKEDTA from the coding sequence GTGGACGACGTGGTGGGAGCGATCGCGGACCCGGTGCGCCGGGAGATCCTGGTCATGCTGCACGGCGGCCGGCTCACGGCAGGGCAGATCGCCGGACGCTTCGAGATCAGCAGGCCGGCCGTGAGCCGTCATCTGCGCGTGCTCCGGCAGAGCGGGCTGGTACGCGACGAACTCGTCGGCCGGGAACGGCTCTATGAGATCGACCCGGAACGGCTCGCCCCCCTCGCCGGATGGCTCGCGCAGTTCGTCCGGCCGCGCGGCTGGGAGCACCGCTTCGACGCGCTGGAGACCGAGGTGCACCGGACCCGCCGCCGACGCCGCGCCGACAGCGCCGCCGACGAACCGAAAGAGGACACCGCGTGA